Genomic window (Gemmatimonadota bacterium):
GAGGCACATCCTGCGGTGTGGCTCTGCGAATAACCGCTGCGGGCACCGCGACCATCGCGGTGCCGTGGCCTGACCAAACACGCACATCATGACGACCTTCAAGAACTTCATCGGCGGCCAGTGGGTCGAGCCGACGACTGGTGCCTTCTTCGAGAATCGGAATCCGGCGGACACGCGCGACGTGATCGGCCTCTTTCCACGCTCCGGAGCCGACGATGTGGCCCGCGCCGTTGCTTCCGCCCAGCGCGGGTTCGCGCAATGGAGCCGCACGCCAGCGCCACTGCGTGGGGACATCCTGCGACGCGTTGGCGATATCCTGACGACGCGCAAGGAAGAACTCGCGAACCTGATGACGCGTGAGATGGGCAAGCCGCTCGCCGAGACCAGGGGTGACGTCCAGGAAGGGATCGATACCGCGTATTACGCGGCGGTGGAGGGAAGGCGCCTCTTCGGCCACACGGTGCCGTCCGAGCTGCGCAACAAGTGGGCGATGAGTTATCGCCGCCCGATCGGGGTGTGCGGAATCATCACGCCATTCAACTTCCCGCTGGCCATCCCCACCTGGAAAATGTTCCCGGCGCTGGTGTGCGGAAACGCGTGCGTCTTCAAGCCGGCCGAGGACGTCCCGCATACGGGCCATGTGTTCGTGGAAGTCCTGCTGGAGGCCGGCCTGCCGCCCGAGGTGATCCAGCTGGTGCACGGCTTTGGGGAGGACGTGGGGGCCACACTGGTCGCACATCCCCAGGTTCCTGTGATCTCGTTCACAGGATCCACCGAGACGGGAAGCAAGGTCGGCGAGACCTGTGGCCGGATGCACAAGCGTTTGTCGCTGGAGATGGGTGGCAAGAACGCCCAGATCGTGATGGACGACGCGGACCTGTCCCTGGCGCTCGAGGGGGTGTTGTGGGGTGCGTTTGGCACCACGGGGCAACGCTGCACGGCCACGAGTCGTCTCATCCTGCAGGAAGGGATTCACGACCGCTTCCTGGGGATGCTGGTGGATCGCGTGCGTT
Coding sequences:
- a CDS encoding aldehyde dehydrogenase family protein, with the translated sequence MTTFKNFIGGQWVEPTTGAFFENRNPADTRDVIGLFPRSGADDVARAVASAQRGFAQWSRTPAPLRGDILRRVGDILTTRKEELANLMTREMGKPLAETRGDVQEGIDTAYYAAVEGRRLFGHTVPSELRNKWAMSYRRPIGVCGIITPFNFPLAIPTWKMFPALVCGNACVFKPAEDVPHTGHVFVEVLLEAGLPPEVIQLVHGFGEDVGATLVAHPQVPVISFTGSTETGSKVGETCGRMHKRLSLEMGGKNAQIVMDDADLSLALEGVLWGAFGTTGQRCTATSRLILQEGIHDRFLGMLVDRVRSLRLGDGRVAGTDVGPVIHEESLKKVERYVEIGRSEGARLEVGGSRATGAGLEHGFFFEPTIFSAVRPGSRLEQEEIFGPVLSVVRVRDADEAFAVNNGVKYGLSSSVYTGSVHTSFRALAELDNGITYINAPTIGAEAHLPFGGVKQTGNGHREGGWEVYEFYSETKVCYVDYSGALQRAQIDTYAD